The genomic window GTAGAGTGATCATACGACAAGGAGAGTCAACATGTGAGGATAAGCGAAaggatcaatcaatataatcagcatGCTAATGCCTCAAGCAAATACAATAGCCACCCATGCATCAAGGATAATGATATCAAGAGCTCTCAATGTATCAACagtaaagaaaacaaaagcacAAAGAGAGGTAGGTACCCACTGATCGACTAATCAAACACCACATTTgcctcatcttaagttcaagcttgagcCTCTAATTCCCCAACGGAGTTGCCATTTTATGGACCCCGGATTTCGCACGATATGTTCCCACTCAATGGcaaaactcgctttttatttttatttggtgaaaacttgatttttagaaaaaaacttggagtcgccacttatttttgttttattttttaagggaaaaacaaaataagaaagaaaaaccctaagtgtgactcctgaaagAAAAACAGGTCTGTGAAAAAACGAGTCTGGATCTAGGGGTTAgtttacttattgggaaggtacggtgaaagaccatagcacccctctaagccccttaAAAACGGGTctttactaaataaggtgaggcAGATGtggcaattgataaggaaatcaatggatataccaatgaaataataaaataataaaatgaatcatgcATGAGAATAAGCAAAGTGGGAATGAGAGTATACCTTGGCAGCAAGTAATAGTGCACTATCATGGAAACAatgttagctcaagtataaaatcatcacatgcatatcaaagagcaagacaaagatcaagcaatattcattaagcataacagttgataatcaaaagagaaaactcatatgtatggcccccaccaaagcccaatttatcttgcatgaattagactcacaaattccattattttggaattatgaaaaattcattcttgcttattaaaatcaagagaaacagaaaattatttgaaaattgaagaaaatttgtacaagtgcataccaaaatgagaatggcagtaactttatttaaaaacagGATTTTTAGcaacctaaaaccctaataaaggatgaaaagatgtagaattgaaaaaatatttgacaactagagtggaattaaaactattcagaagaaaactagagttttgaaatttatttgaagattgaagtctcgaatattatttgaaaattgaagttttgaaaattaaatttaagaattggaattttggaaattaaatttgagaatggatttttaaaaataaaataaaataaaataataataataacgaaaataataatgactaaataaataaatgtgaaaattggaattttggaaattgagaattaaagttggaaatcggaattttgaagaattatttaaagatggaattttaaaaataaataaataaataaatagaataataataataacgaaaataataatgattaaataaataaatgtgaaaattggaattttggaaattaggaattaaatttggaaatcaaaattttgaagaattatttaaagatggaattttaaaaataaataaataaatagaataataataataacgaaaataataatgattaaatgaataaatgtgaaaattgggaattaaatttcaaaattggaatttttggataatttatttgaagattgaagtgaagataagattatttgaaaatccaGAACTTTgaaagtcatttaaaaaaaaaaattgtgaaaacgTGTGAGCATAAaggataaaaaagaaatatggacATATATGTTCCAAGAATGGCCCACCAAAAGTCCTCAATTGATTTTACTGCCATATAATGATTTTCAGACAAGAAAAATCCATCAATGGCTTTGAGAGCCTTCATTTTAGAGATTGGTTTTGGAAACTGGGTACTTGATAGCATTGGGATCAACCTCACTAGTAGTTTTTGTCATCAACAATGTAAGCTCCAAGTAGGACCTATTCTCTAAGTAGTGGGCTGCAAGCTGATACCGGTTAGCTGGAATCAATTCCCACTCGGTCAAAAGGTTGTCTGCAGTGCCTAAAACTAAAGACGAAATGCTCTACATGGTTATAGAACTTGTCTCCAATAACTCGGAAAATACCAAAACTACCTATTCATCTATTCCCTTTGAAGAAATATGACTTTTGTGCTCCCACCAACTTTTTGTAAGAAGTGTTGTGCTGGCGAAACCATTTAATTGCTCCTATCACCTTTCCACCATGCAATTGTGGCTTAAGCTAGAAGTTTCCCAAgttcttcatcatttctcatAGCCGACAAAACATGCCTCAGGATTATCCTATTCTTCTTGTTATCCTTTGCTGCATTTCTAGCCAACTTCCAAACCTCAACAGCTAGGTACTCCAGTATGGCAGTGAGGTAGACCTGGGCACTAGTTCCAAAGCGTTGAGAATGACAGTCTTTCTTGAGGTATCTACCAATACAACAGATCAAAAATTGAAGACCAGTTTTGATGGAGCGGGATACGAGCTTCTTCTTGGGAGCGGCGGTAAGTGAGGAGGGGATGCCACCGGTGTTGGCAAACTTGTGTTTGGGGAAGGGAGATCTCGAGGAGGAGTTGTTGACATTGATCTAGACGTTGGAGCCGGCATGGTGGCCGAAGCATCTGAGAGTTCCTCCAAATTGACAGCCGCTACACACAGGGGTGAGGATACTGTTCTAGTGTTTTCATGCACGTGGGTTGGGGCCAGTGAAAAAGAGTGGTGAGTTGTATGTGAGATGTGGGTAGGGGAGAGGCTTAGCTGCAAAACTAGAAAGAGGTTGGCCATACCCATGCATGACTCCTATGTGCGTGAGTAGGAAATGGGTATTTGAAAGACGAGAGGGGGTAGGGAGAGGGAATCGGCTACTGAAATGGGGAACATGTAGTAAGCCCTGCCATTTTGTGGAGTTCATCCCCATAAAGAAATAAATCAGTCTTGCCTTTGGTTGGCAAAGAATGAGAGATGACCACCCATTCCATATCCTCCTACTCATTTAAGAGGGTGCACTCTTAGATGATAGACCGGGATCCTGGAATACTCCTGGTAGTCATTCCGACATCATCAACCGTTGAGGCACATACTCATGCACACTTGAAAAGTTACCAATAATAGGGGAAGGCGAGAGTAGGAAGGAAACCAAGAAagcaaaacataaaataaaaacaaaaaataaaaataaaaataaaataattaaaaaaaacaaataaaaacaacgCCAAATGAAGCTCCCTTTCATGGGTCATCAGTGAGCTTCCTAACCAGTGGGAGAGACTATAATGGacttttcatataaatagttagatgagtaaataaataaacaaataaaaacatggtTGCTATCATTGCAAAGAAACGCGGACAAAGCTAAAAACAAAGCAGGATGGAGCAAAAATGGGAGAGTATAGGGCATGCAGTGATTGTACCTGAACGTCTCTCTTTGAGTAAGGGTTGCCTGGCCTCAAGCTCTAGATTCCAAAGCTTCTTCAAGCTTTCCCAAAAGTCCACCCTGCTAGTTCAGTTCCCTCATTTTCTCCTTGTTTTCCTAATCTTCTTTCTCTCCCTGAATATCTCTCtacaacttttctttttcttttttttttttgctcttttcATCCCATTTGGTCGCCAAAACAACTCACCCATGCCCTGTTTTCCTTTCACTTCTAGTCCCATCTAGCCACCCAAAAAAAGCTCATTCTTGGGGtggtaaaaggaaaagaaaagtctaTCCAAGGGGATTTACACCTATGCTTCTGTTGGATTTGAAGTGCCAGAAAAATAATGAGGACCTAGTTTCTTAAAGTCATCAAAGGAGATATTCCTAGAAGATGAGGATTGTCCTTGACCATTAGTCTCAACAACTCTAGCTTGACGCTCAACCAAACTAGTTAAAGTTTTGAGATACTTATAAAGCTCTTCTGCATTCATGGGAGGCAAACCCTTAAGTGAAGGAGGTACACCATCATTAGCCTAATTGTTCTAGGAAGATGTTGTTCTTCTTGGTGGCATGATCTCCTTTAAAGCATAAGGTATAgctaaattagtcactaagaaaCCAAGTACACAATTTGGATTTATAAGGAAGAAAGAGTTTATACAAGATGAAGTTAAAACTTAAACTAATGTGTCACTCATCTATCCCCAAAGTAAACTAACACAAGTTCCCAACAAGATCATaacctagtgctctgataccactctgtcacaccccaaaacccactctaagggcatgatggtcatttcacacctcaagcccaaaggctcaaagtggaaacgactcaaacattcatattgtaattggaaaattaccaattaccaaattcttgTTCAAagtagtaaaacaaaaattctaaaatctccataTGACAATTTTTGAAACTAACACATCAAATCAAATGTtgttgtccaaataactcccaactcaaataattctaatggaaaataaatttttaacatctaaacaatgctcaaaataaaaaaagttttgacAAAAGTCCTAACAAACCAATATCTCCTCCTAACTATCACTCCTCACTCGAACTGAGGGTACCTGAAgagttatcaacaaagggggggggggggggaaatGAGCTCAAagcacaataaaaaatattcatacagtttcatggatcaaatattttcaactatacttacaaataggagatataacatatattatatttataaaacttttgaattaaaacatactaatgcatttaaatagttcaacaaacattttcatatatataaaaatcatttcatattcattccaaatcaaatacatttcaattgttttcactctggttatcaaataccAAATAGTGCCCATTTAAGTGGGACTTTacaaataggtggctagcctcaaatgttccttttaaggtggacggaaccaaacactactagtactaataacctctaaccaaacccttagaggttggggtccaaatcaattacatttcccaccatgaaaatgtaaaggtcaactattatatcccattgacaaaggccaaaaagtcaactattatatctcgttgacaagggccaaacaaaccagagtcaaattctttattttatttattccaactTACAAAAGCAGAAAATCCCTAAGTATTtcgatataaacaaaataaatgttataagacattttttttcatacaaaaatatatttgatccatgcttaaaagcaaaattaacaattacacatttcaaacaacatatatatatatatataattatatatataattatatataattattttcctttgcaaaatttgtattaatttcccttacctcaaaagaagtcctcaaaaactttgaagaaaaataatcttggaaaaatttactcttcacctaacaaagtataagagaaataaccattactatttatctaaaattataggtttgacaatcctaaaattttaggcattcaaattaatgtttttaattatgaaagataatttaatatattcctattttagaaaaattaataaatttctaattcatataaaacttaaattttattttcaatttatttcttgggacacaacataatttaattaaatttcaatttatttcactaattaaattatatgctatttattaacttacacccatcattagtataattataataccaaaaactttacttccttttatttataaattctattctctcactttcaagttctttttttttttttttcactaaacatAACCTATACACTACAACCCTCCATCATagttaatataataaaatatatattaaccaCCAAACACCATATGTACATATCttcctttattattaatattattattttcaccaTTCTTCATCTTCCACATCCACCCACTCACACACTCCACGTGCATgcttctttattattattaatattattattttcatcattcttcatctttgattactaccaaaaagtgctattttgtagacctaattataatggttttaagcacctttgagtagtaatcatattcatttaacccaattaattcattaaggtccttagtaattggttttaaccattttgtggcaagtttacatgtttttatcagcttatgaatcaattcaagcatgccaaatgatggaggagctacttggacaagttatggcaaagcttttggaagctcaaattcatgaagaaccaagctttggagctccatagccctttg from Vitis vinifera cultivar Pinot Noir 40024 chromosome 9, ASM3070453v1 includes these protein-coding regions:
- the LOC100854066 gene encoding probable histone H2A.5, with the translated sequence MPAPTSRSMSTTPPRDLPSPNTSLPTPVASPPHLPPLPRRSSYLKKDCHSQRFGTSAQVYLTAILEYLAVEVWKLARNAAKDNKKNRIILRHVLSAMRNDEELGKLLA